Part of the Spinacia oleracea cultivar Varoflay chromosome 5, BTI_SOV_V1, whole genome shotgun sequence genome, TTCAACAAAGGAGCAGCTTGTGGGTCTTGTTATGAGCTAAAATGTTCACAGACTACAAAAGGTTGCAAAGCTGGTGCATCCACCATCACCGTTACCGGCAACAACGAATGCCCTGGCGGAGGGTGGTGCAGCCCACCACAAGAGCATTTCGACCTCACTCAGCCTGCTTTCCTTCAAATCGCTGAGTACAAGGCTGGTGTGGTCCCCATTGAATACCGCAGGTCCGTAACTAGTAAAATActcaaaatatggtttatgcacCCAAGTGCACAATACTCACTGTGCATCCTAAATTCTCTAACTTCTTTCTCGTAATTAAATGATTTTTCAAATAAGAGTAACTAAGAAAAGGTTCGGTCATGATAATATGATATGCAGGGTACCATGCAAAAGAACAGGAGGAATCCGTTTCAGCATATCAAAAAATTCAAATCCCTACTACCTGCTGGTGTTGGTATGGAATGTCGCAGGTGCAGGAGATGTGGAAAGTGTAATGATAAAGGGTGATAAGGGTAAGCCATTTAAACCAATGAAGCGTAACTGGGGTCAAAACTGGGAGAGTGATGATAACTTTGTAGGCCAATCCAT contains:
- the LOC110777263 gene encoding expansin-A32-like, with translation MKSYLFGIILVVLFLTVLVHDVHAKKPNFRPGPWRTGRATFYGNADGSGTFEGACGYGDISTKEGKGGFGVQTAAISTALFNKGAACGSCYELKCSQTTKGCKAGASTITVTGNNECPGGGWCSPPQEHFDLTQPAFLQIAEYKAGVVPIEYRRVPCKRTGGIRFSISKNSNPYYLLVLVWNVAGAGDVESVMIKGDKGKPFKPMKRNWGQNWESDDNFVGQSITFRVRTSDGKKSTSWHVAPKNWQFGQTFEGKNFR